The Candidatus Desulfovibrio trichonymphae region AAGCCCATAACGCACGCGCCGCCGTCCAGACGCACCAGCATAACACCCTGTGTTGCCCGCCCCATACTACGCACTTCGTCCACTCCTATGCGCACAACCTTGCTCGCTGAAGTGAGCAGCACAAGGCCGTCATTGTCCCGCACAGGCATGGCACCCAGCACTTTGCCTGTTTTTGCGGTTACCTTGAAATTGGCCACTCCCTTGCCACCACGCGACTGCAGACGGTACAAATCCACACTGGTACGCTTGCCATAACCGTTAGCAGAAATGGACATGATTTCCGTGCTCTGATCAGGCTCTTTCAGGACGACCACGGCCACCACGCAATCTTTTCTGCGCAAGGCAATGCCCTTGACACCCGTAGCCACACGGCCCAGCGGACGCAAATCACCGCAGGCAAAACGTATAGCAAGACCGTCGGCCGTAGCGAGTACAATATGGCTGTCCATGCGTATGGGGCGCACAGCCACAAGCTCATCGTCTTTCCGAAGCCCCACAGCCATGATGCCTGTTTTGCGGCAACGCGCATAGAGTGAAGCGGCGGAACATTTCACCATGCCGCGTCGCGTTACAAAGAGAAAATATTTGTCGTCGGCAAATTCGCGCAGGGCCAGCACCGTTGTGACCCATTCACCCTCTTCCAGCGGCAAAATGTTGTTAATGTGCACGCCCTTGGCCGTACGACTGCCATCGGGCACCTGATGTGCCTTGAGCTGGAGCATGCGTCCCCTGTTGGTAAACAGGCAAAGATATTGATGGTTTGTTGTAGTCAGAAATTCCTGTACATAATCGCCCTCAGAAATAAGCAGCGCGGTTATGCCCTTGCCGCCGCGCTTCTGCTGCTGGTAATTTTCAAGATTGGTACGCTTCATATAGCCGCGCCGAGAGAGCGTGATCACCACTTCTTCATCCGGTATCAAATCTTCAATATCAATGCCGGTCAACGCTTCTGTCAGGACTTCCGTGCGGCGCGGCGTAGCAAATGTTTCGCGTATTTCACGCAACTCCCGTTTGAGCTCGTTGCGGAGTACTTCCGGATTATCCAGCACAGATCTGAAAAATTCGATCTTGCCCAAAAGTTCATTATACTCATTTTGCAATTCTTCGCGTTGTAGGCCGGTAAGACGCTGCAGACGCATTTCCAGAATGGCTTTGGCCTGGACTTCAGAAAGAGAAAACGCGCGCATGAGGCTGAGACGGGCTTCCTCAGGGCTTGCAGAAGCGCGGATAAGCGCAACCACCGCGTCAATATTGTCTATGGCGATTTGCAGGCCTTCCAGTATATGCGCCCGCGCCTGCGCCTTTTCAAGATCAAAACGTGTGCGCCGTATAACCACTTCACGCCTGTGGTCGACAAAATGGCCCAAGGCAGTTTTGAGGGTCAGCAATTGAGGCCTGTTTTCCGCCACAGCCAGCATATTGATGCCGAAGCTTGTTTCCAGCGACGTGAATTTATACAGGGAATTGATGACAATATCGGCAATAACCCCGCGCTTCAAATCAATGACAATGCGAATGCCGTTGCGGTCAGATTCGTCACGCAAATCCGCAATGCCGTCAATTTTGCGGTCATTGACCAAAGCGGCGATTTTTTCCACAAGGCTTGATTTGTTCAGAGCAAAAGGAATTTCTTTAATAACAATAGACTGTGCGCCCTTTTTACGCTCTTCCAGCTCAACTCGACCACGCACTTTCACCGTGCCGCGGCCGGTGTGGTAGGCGTCCGAGAGGGCCTTGCCGGCATAGACAAAGCCATAGGTGGGGAAATCCGGCCCTTTGACGAATTCCATGAGATCGTCAACGCTGCATTGAGGGTTATCAAGCAGCAGTTGCAACGCGCCGCACAATTCCCCCAGATTGTGAGGGGGAATCTTGGTGGCCATGCCCACGGCAATTCCGGAAGAACCGTTAAGCAACAGATTGGGAACCTTGGTCGGCAAAACAGAGGGCTCCAGCAGGGTGTTGTCGTAATTCGGTCTGAAATCCACCGCGTCCTTGTCAAGGTCGTTCAAAAATTCCTGGGCAAGGCGCGACATACGCACCTCAGTATAGCGCATTGCCGCCGGGGCGTCGCCATCCACAGAACCAAAATTCCCCTGACCGTCAACCAGAGGGTCGCGCATGGAAAAATCCTGGGCCATGCGCACTAGGGCGTCATAAACTGCGGAATCGCCGTGCGGGTGATATTTGCCTATCACATCACCCACAATACGCGCAGATTTTTTATGCGGCCGGTTATAGTTGTTGGCGAGTTCATGTTGGGCAAACATAATGCGCCGGTGTACAGGCTTCAGTCCGTCGCGTGCGTCCGGAATGGCGCGTCCGATAATGACCGAGAGCGAATACTCCAGATAGGATTTGCGAAGTTCTTTTTCTATGCTGACTTGCGGTTTGTCTGACACGTTTTCCTCGAAATGCTGAAAATATCAAATGTAGATGTGGGATGCTGGCGATGCTAAATATCCAGATCTTGAACCGCCAGAGCATTACGTTCAATAAAAATACGGCGCGGCTCAACGCGATCGCCCATTAATTCAACAAAAGCGTCGGAAGCCTCATTGGCGTCTTCCACAGAAACCTGCAGAAGCACACGATGTTGCGGATTCATAGTCGTTTCCCAAAGCTGGTCGGGGTTCATTTCGCCAAGGCCCTTATAGCGCTGAATGTTAATGCCCTTGCGGGCTTCGTCCAGCACAAGACGCAACAGCGTAAAAACATCCTGCGCCTTTGTTTCTCCCTCCTTGCGGCGCATGCCAAATGCAAGGCCGCCGCACGCATCGCGCAGATCGGCAAATGTTTGCCAAGCCTGTTTATACATGCGTGACGTAAAAAATTCCATGCCGCGCCGCGTTTGATGAGTGCCGGCATTTTCAAAAACGGCGAACAGTCGCTCTTCATCATCTTCCTCACTACGTTCGCGCTCCAGCGTCAGCTGATAACCGCTTTCCTCAAGCCAAGCTATGAATTCACTGTTCTGATCTTCCAGCATGCCGGCTTCCACCCGCACAGGGTAAGTGGTTAGAGCCAGGAAAAGATTGCGTGGAACACCGGCTATTTCCGCGTCCGCAGCGCGTGCCTCCAATTTTTCTATCTGCCGCATCAAGGCGACAAGATCAGTGCCGGTAAACAGCTTGCCGTTGCGTGCAACCGCGCTTACATCATCGCTGACGCGCGTCAATAAAAACGCGTTCAATTCAGCGTCGTCCTTTATAAATTTTTCCATACGCGAATTGTGCACGCGGTAAAGCGGCGGCTGCGCGATATACACAAAACCGCGTTCCACCATTTCTTGATACTGACGAAAAAAGAAGGTCAAAAGCAAGGTGCGTATGTGCGCGCCATCCACGTCAGCATCTGTCATAATAATGATTTTATGATAACGCAGCTTGTTCAAATCTGTGTCATCCTGGCCGATGCCAGCGCCCATTGCCGTGATAAGGGCTTTAACTTCCTTGTTGGCCAGCATGCGGTCAAAACGGGTGCGTTCAGTATTTAAAATTTTGCCGCGCAGAGGAAGAATAGCCTGATTTTTTGGGTTACGTCCCTGTTTTGCCGAACCACCGGCTGAATCGCCCTCAACAATAAACAGTTCCGATCCCTGTGGATCTTTGCTCTGACAATCAGCGAGTTTGCCGGGTAGAGCGTTGTCTGAAAGCACTCCTTTGCGCCGCACAAGTTCCTTTGCCCGACGCGCCGCATCGCGCGCGCGCGCGGCGTCCACTGCCTTGTCAATAATTAATCTGATATCCTTAGGGTTTT contains the following coding sequences:
- the gyrA gene encoding DNA gyrase subunit A; this encodes MSDKPQVSIEKELRKSYLEYSLSVIIGRAIPDARDGLKPVHRRIMFAQHELANNYNRPHKKSARIVGDVIGKYHPHGDSAVYDALVRMAQDFSMRDPLVDGQGNFGSVDGDAPAAMRYTEVRMSRLAQEFLNDLDKDAVDFRPNYDNTLLEPSVLPTKVPNLLLNGSSGIAVGMATKIPPHNLGELCGALQLLLDNPQCSVDDLMEFVKGPDFPTYGFVYAGKALSDAYHTGRGTVKVRGRVELEERKKGAQSIVIKEIPFALNKSSLVEKIAALVNDRKIDGIADLRDESDRNGIRIVIDLKRGVIADIVINSLYKFTSLETSFGINMLAVAENRPQLLTLKTALGHFVDHRREVVIRRTRFDLEKAQARAHILEGLQIAIDNIDAVVALIRASASPEEARLSLMRAFSLSEVQAKAILEMRLQRLTGLQREELQNEYNELLGKIEFFRSVLDNPEVLRNELKRELREIRETFATPRRTEVLTEALTGIDIEDLIPDEEVVITLSRRGYMKRTNLENYQQQKRGGKGITALLISEGDYVQEFLTTTNHQYLCLFTNRGRMLQLKAHQVPDGSRTAKGVHINNILPLEEGEWVTTVLALREFADDKYFLFVTRRGMVKCSAASLYARCRKTGIMAVGLRKDDELVAVRPIRMDSHIVLATADGLAIRFACGDLRPLGRVATGVKGIALRRKDCVVAVVVLKEPDQSTEIMSISANGYGKRTSVDLYRLQSRGGKGVANFKVTAKTGKVLGAMPVRDNDGLVLLTSASKVVRIGVDEVRSMGRATQGVMLVRLDGGACVMGFDRVDEGGQILKADDENVSQIVVDGFTDMDRGDAN
- the gyrB gene encoding DNA topoisomerase (ATP-hydrolyzing) subunit B — protein: MTEEYSDSGAYNAASITVLEGLSAVRKRPAMYVGSTDARGLHHLVYEVVDNSIDEAMAGFCSRITVMLHADNSVTVRDDGRGIPVDIHPKEGVPAVQVVMTKLHAGGKFDNASYKVSGGLHGVGVSCVNALSETLTVTVRRDGKRYRQHYARGVPQDQLSVIGEDVDGHGTTVRFKPDEELFEILEFSYETLKKRFEELAYLNKGLNIECVDERTSEIHTFHADGGIRQFVDYLNSCEQGVHPIIAGEGVLDNVTVEFALQYNAGYKENILTFANNIRTKEGGTHLVGFRTALTRAINAYVKNQPDLTKKLKGVALSGDDVREGLVSVISVKLPQPQFEGQTKTKLGNSEIAGLVANVVYDRLNVYFEENPKDIRLIIDKAVDAARARDAARRAKELVRRKGVLSDNALPGKLADCQSKDPQGSELFIVEGDSAGGSAKQGRNPKNQAILPLRGKILNTERTRFDRMLANKEVKALITAMGAGIGQDDTDLNKLRYHKIIIMTDADVDGAHIRTLLLTFFFRQYQEMVERGFVYIAQPPLYRVHNSRMEKFIKDDAELNAFLLTRVSDDVSAVARNGKLFTGTDLVALMRQIEKLEARAADAEIAGVPRNLFLALTTYPVRVEAGMLEDQNSEFIAWLEESGYQLTLERERSEEDDEERLFAVFENAGTHQTRRGMEFFTSRMYKQAWQTFADLRDACGGLAFGMRRKEGETKAQDVFTLLRLVLDEARKGINIQRYKGLGEMNPDQLWETTMNPQHRVLLQVSVEDANEASDAFVELMGDRVEPRRIFIERNALAVQDLDI